A window of the Deinococcus gobiensis I-0 genome harbors these coding sequences:
- a CDS encoding serine hydrolase, translating to MRPTFPGRPGAARQVLAAALALGLSACQQPAAHRDPGKVAAPAGPAAAPSAVSPVSVPAALSPNVAATTPGTSPTGTPLSRAPLPELRGPRGCLTGAPAAAKAPAPPLPLSGRLGLWVAEIDPETLGVIRAVGTNPDSVFPLASTYKQAVLWALLREFDAGRLSPTERFDVTRGSQSLGAYPFDGMNVRDLSTRMIQWSDNTATDILHRRVGLGRVQAVADRLGLCRTRLILPTRDWWAAQSGLSATFSGTSRWAGATGAERLRLASLIDADARRYPAGYIQRQLDLYFDHRYRPADDLLAHNLSTPYELGTLLAHEFLRPGLSPRALRWQREVMALGFGRRALRAEAAGNVAFFGGKGGNGWRLLTYSGYFQTKDGRQVVYAFMQHGADQTYTMPNTRRAFAWINAGIDAVIGVQTPRPPAPKPGKPSGWKR from the coding sequence TTGCGTCCGACCTTTCCGGGCCGCCCGGGAGCCGCGCGGCAGGTGCTGGCCGCCGCGCTGGCCCTGGGCCTGAGCGCCTGTCAGCAGCCTGCCGCCCACCGGGACCCGGGGAAGGTCGCCGCGCCGGCCGGTCCGGCAGCCGCGCCCAGCGCCGTCTCCCCTGTGTCCGTCCCGGCGGCCCTGAGCCCGAACGTCGCGGCCACCACGCCGGGCACCAGCCCCACCGGCACCCCCCTGAGCCGCGCGCCCTTGCCGGAACTCCGCGGTCCCAGGGGCTGCCTGACGGGCGCACCCGCCGCCGCCAAAGCGCCCGCCCCCCCGCTGCCCCTGAGCGGACGGCTGGGGCTGTGGGTCGCGGAGATTGATCCGGAGACGCTGGGGGTGATCCGGGCGGTGGGCACCAACCCCGACAGCGTGTTTCCGCTGGCGAGCACCTACAAACAGGCGGTGCTGTGGGCCCTGCTGCGCGAGTTCGATGCCGGGCGCCTCTCGCCGACCGAACGCTTCGACGTGACGCGCGGCAGCCAGAGTCTGGGGGCCTATCCCTTCGACGGCATGAACGTGCGCGACCTGTCCACCCGCATGATCCAGTGGAGCGACAACACCGCCACCGACATCCTTCACCGCCGCGTGGGTCTGGGGCGCGTGCAGGCGGTGGCCGACCGGCTGGGCCTGTGCCGCACCCGCCTGATCCTGCCGACCCGCGACTGGTGGGCGGCGCAGTCGGGGCTGTCGGCGACCTTCAGCGGCACCTCGCGCTGGGCCGGGGCGACCGGCGCCGAGCGGCTGCGGCTGGCCAGCCTCATCGATGCCGACGCCCGGCGCTACCCGGCCGGGTACATCCAGCGCCAGCTCGACCTGTATTTCGACCACCGCTACCGGCCGGCCGACGACCTGCTCGCGCACAACCTCAGCACGCCCTATGAGCTGGGCACCCTCCTGGCGCACGAATTCCTGCGGCCCGGCCTCTCGCCCCGCGCGCTCCGCTGGCAGCGCGAGGTGATGGCGCTGGGCTTCGGGCGCCGCGCGCTGCGGGCCGAGGCCGCCGGCAACGTGGCCTTTTTCGGAGGCAAGGGGGGCAACGGCTGGCGGCTGCTGACCTACAGCGGCTACTTCCAGACGAAGGACGGGCGACAGGTGGTGTACGCCTTCATGCAGCACGGGGCCGACCAGACCTACACCATGCCCAACACCCGCCGCGCCTTCGCCTGGATCAACGCCGGAATCGACGCGGTGATCGGCGTACAGACCCCCCGGCCCCCGGCCCCGAAACCGGGCAAGCCGAGCGGCTGGAAACGCTGA
- a CDS encoding DHH family phosphoesterase, giving the protein MTRMNAGSPEYARDIQAVAARLLAHEGPVVVLSHENPDGDALGSVLGLTRALRALGREVVAPMDVPRYLRFLPQPGETAAPLAAWPAGALAAVLDVDNNDPARVAGADLGTFTGDVLNLDHHGTNLRRATAGVVDPSKPATTMLVADVIDALDIPWSEEIATPLMLGLKTDTGSFSFDSVSAETFEYAARLRAHGARLGWLGDQMAQNSHSYYLLLREVLGTMEFTHGGRVVMARVDDAMLARAGATWEDVESYVGLLRSAEGTVLAVMVKDFGDRVKLSLRSRGPVSAQNIAVALGGGGHVPAAGASRSEPYAQVRRDLDAAITAELARVDAQAN; this is encoded by the coding sequence ATGACGAGGATGAACGCAGGCAGCCCCGAGTACGCGCGGGACATTCAGGCGGTGGCGGCGCGGCTGCTCGCCCACGAGGGACCCGTGGTGGTCCTGTCGCACGAGAACCCCGACGGAGACGCGCTGGGCAGCGTGCTGGGCCTGACGCGGGCGCTGCGGGCGCTGGGCCGCGAAGTCGTGGCCCCGATGGACGTGCCGCGTTACCTGCGCTTCCTGCCGCAGCCGGGCGAGACCGCCGCGCCGCTGGCCGCGTGGCCCGCCGGGGCCCTGGCCGCCGTGCTGGACGTGGACAACAACGACCCCGCGCGGGTGGCGGGCGCCGACCTGGGGACCTTCACGGGCGACGTGCTCAACCTCGACCACCACGGCACCAACCTGCGGCGGGCCACGGCGGGCGTGGTGGACCCGTCCAAACCGGCGACGACCATGCTGGTGGCCGACGTGATCGACGCGCTGGATATTCCCTGGTCCGAGGAGATCGCCACCCCGCTGATGCTGGGCCTCAAGACCGACACGGGCAGCTTCAGCTTCGACAGCGTGAGCGCCGAGACCTTCGAGTACGCCGCCCGCCTGCGTGCCCACGGCGCCCGCCTGGGCTGGCTGGGCGACCAGATGGCCCAGAACTCTCATTCGTACTACCTGCTGCTGCGCGAGGTGCTGGGCACCATGGAATTCACGCACGGCGGCCGGGTGGTCATGGCCCGCGTGGACGACGCCATGCTGGCGCGCGCCGGGGCCACCTGGGAGGATGTCGAGTCCTACGTGGGCCTGCTGCGCAGCGCCGAGGGCACCGTACTTGCCGTCATGGTCAAGGACTTCGGCGACCGCGTGAAACTCTCGCTGCGGTCGCGCGGTCCGGTCAGCGCCCAGAACATCGCCGTGGCCCTGGGCGGCGGCGGCCACGTCCCGGCGGCGGGGGCCTCGCGCTCCGAGCCCTACGCCCAGGTGCGCCGCGACCTCGACGCGGCCATCACGGCCGAACTGGCGCGGGTGGACGCCCAGGCGAACTGA
- the aceA gene encoding isocitrate lyase — protein sequence MTAQPRTPAEILSKTWQTEDRWQGVRRNYSADDVVKLRGSLMVEQTLAKRGAEKLWRLMREEPFVNALGALTGNQAMQQVKAGLKAIYLSGWQVAGDANNAGQMYPDQSLYPASSVPDVVKRINNTLRRADQIQHSEGRHDVDYFAPIVADAEAGFGGPLNAFELMKAMIEAGAAGVHFEDQLASEKKCGHLGGKVLVPTSQFIRTLNAARLAADVSAVPTVLIARTDADAANLLTSDVDDNDKPFCTGERTPEGFYYVRPGIEQAISRALAYAPYADVLWCETSIPNLEDARRFAEAVHAQFPGKLLAYNCSPSFNWRKNLDDETIARFQVELGRLGYKFQFITLAGFHSLNMGMFDLAYGYARNQMTSFVELQEREFAAQERGFTAVKHQREVGTGYFDLVAQAAGGGQSSTTALAGSTEAQQFGHRELAGVHD from the coding sequence ATGACCGCACAGCCCCGCACCCCCGCCGAGATCCTGAGCAAGACCTGGCAGACCGAAGACCGCTGGCAGGGCGTCCGCCGCAACTACTCGGCCGACGACGTGGTCAAGCTGCGCGGCAGCCTGATGGTCGAGCAGACCCTCGCCAAGCGCGGGGCCGAGAAACTCTGGCGGCTGATGCGCGAGGAACCCTTCGTGAACGCGCTCGGGGCCCTGACCGGCAACCAGGCCATGCAGCAGGTCAAGGCGGGGCTCAAGGCCATCTACCTCTCGGGCTGGCAGGTCGCGGGCGACGCCAACAACGCCGGGCAGATGTATCCCGACCAGAGCCTGTACCCCGCCTCCAGCGTGCCCGACGTGGTCAAGCGCATCAACAACACGCTGCGCCGGGCCGACCAGATCCAGCACAGCGAGGGCCGGCACGACGTGGACTACTTCGCGCCCATCGTGGCCGACGCCGAGGCGGGCTTCGGCGGCCCCCTGAACGCCTTCGAGCTGATGAAGGCCATGATCGAGGCGGGCGCGGCGGGCGTGCACTTCGAGGACCAGCTCGCTAGCGAGAAGAAATGCGGGCACCTGGGCGGCAAGGTCCTGGTGCCCACCTCGCAGTTCATCCGGACGCTGAACGCGGCCCGCCTCGCCGCCGACGTGTCGGCCGTGCCCACGGTACTCATCGCGCGCACCGACGCCGACGCCGCCAACCTGCTGACGAGCGACGTGGACGACAACGACAAGCCTTTCTGCACCGGCGAGCGCACCCCCGAGGGCTTCTACTACGTCCGGCCCGGTATCGAGCAGGCCATTTCCCGCGCCCTGGCCTACGCCCCCTACGCCGACGTGCTCTGGTGCGAAACCAGCATTCCCAACCTGGAAGACGCCCGCCGCTTTGCCGAGGCCGTCCACGCGCAGTTTCCGGGCAAGCTGCTGGCCTACAACTGCTCGCCCTCGTTCAACTGGCGCAAGAACCTGGACGACGAGACCATCGCCCGGTTCCAGGTCGAACTGGGCCGGCTCGGGTACAAGTTCCAGTTCATCACGCTGGCCGGGTTCCACAGCCTGAACATGGGAATGTTCGACCTCGCCTACGGCTACGCCCGCAACCAGATGACCAGTTTCGTCGAGTTGCAGGAGCGCGAATTTGCGGCGCAGGAACGCGGGTTCACGGCCGTCAAGCACCAGCGGGAAGTGGGGACCGGCTACTTCGACCTCGTGGCGCAGGCGGCGGGCGGCGGCCAGAGCAGCACGACCGCCCTGGCCGGCAGCACCGAGGCCCAGCAGTTCGGACACCGCGAGCTGGCCGGCGTACACGACTGA
- a CDS encoding DegV family protein: MTIAIVTDSTSDLSPQLCGQYGVRSVPLYVLFDGKMHKDGLEIRPAELFAGVRAGKKTPSTSQPSPAEFAAVYREALESADEVLSIHISSQLSGTVGSAQLAAQEFGGRVTVIDSRTVSMGLGLRVIRAAELAREGRSMAEIVAALDKVAPDADLRFTVDTLDFLRINGRIGGGAALLGSLLNIKPLLVVQGGRVESGGRARGSKKALQELHAHTAGYIARHGGARAAFLYTAGGEAAAQELAAGLGGAAFENLGAHEIGAVVATHAGPGAYGVALEPPR, encoded by the coding sequence ATGACCATCGCCATCGTCACCGATTCGACGAGTGACCTGAGTCCGCAGCTGTGCGGACAGTACGGCGTCCGCAGCGTGCCTCTGTATGTGCTGTTCGACGGCAAGATGCACAAGGACGGCCTGGAAATCCGGCCCGCCGAGCTGTTCGCGGGCGTCCGCGCAGGTAAAAAGACCCCCAGCACCTCGCAGCCCAGCCCCGCCGAATTCGCGGCCGTGTACCGCGAGGCCCTGGAGAGCGCCGACGAGGTCCTGAGCATTCATATCAGCAGCCAGCTGTCGGGCACGGTAGGCAGCGCGCAGCTGGCCGCGCAGGAGTTCGGCGGCCGGGTCACGGTGATCGACAGCCGGACCGTGAGCATGGGGCTGGGCCTGCGCGTCATCCGCGCCGCCGAACTGGCCCGCGAGGGCCGCAGCATGGCCGAGATCGTGGCCGCGCTGGACAAGGTCGCGCCCGACGCCGACCTGCGCTTCACGGTCGACACGCTCGACTTCCTGCGCATCAACGGGCGCATCGGCGGGGGAGCGGCGCTGCTGGGCAGCCTGCTGAACATCAAGCCGCTGCTGGTGGTGCAGGGCGGCCGTGTCGAGAGCGGAGGCCGGGCACGCGGCAGCAAGAAGGCCCTGCAGGAACTCCATGCCCACACGGCCGGGTACATCGCGCGGCACGGCGGGGCGCGGGCCGCCTTCCTGTATACGGCGGGCGGCGAGGCGGCGGCGCAGGAGCTGGCGGCCGGCCTCGGCGGCGCGGCCTTCGAGAACCTAGGCGCGCACGAGATCGGCGCGGTCGTCGCCACGCACGCCGGCCCCGGAGCCTACGGCGTGGCGCTGGAACCCCCCCGCTAG
- a CDS encoding HAD family hydrolase, with amino-acid sequence MSESPVRTRHVAFDWGGVFTVGTFDGRSTQNVADRAGVPVERVRESYFRHVRQLEVGAWSLPQFWTVLQEEAGIPLPYDEFEELYLGSVHDNAPMYATLAALPEGVRVGLLSNNYPVVSDHLRRDPRFGRFDALVFSNEIGHKKPAPEAFAALQEAMGVPAAQVAFVDDVQENIDAAHAAGFHGLLYHHDHHEQFGRDLAAWLAGED; translated from the coding sequence ATGAGCGAATCGCCTGTCCGGACCCGTCACGTCGCCTTCGACTGGGGCGGCGTCTTCACCGTCGGCACCTTCGACGGCCGCAGCACCCAGAACGTCGCCGACCGCGCCGGGGTGCCCGTCGAACGCGTGCGCGAAAGTTACTTCCGGCACGTGCGGCAGCTGGAGGTCGGCGCCTGGAGCCTGCCGCAGTTCTGGACCGTGTTGCAGGAGGAGGCGGGGATTCCGCTGCCCTACGACGAGTTCGAGGAACTGTACCTGGGGAGTGTCCACGACAACGCCCCCATGTACGCCACCCTGGCCGCGCTGCCCGAGGGCGTACGCGTGGGCCTGCTGAGCAACAACTACCCGGTGGTGAGCGACCACCTGCGCCGCGACCCCCGCTTCGGCCGCTTTGACGCGCTGGTGTTCAGCAACGAGATCGGGCACAAGAAGCCCGCGCCCGAAGCCTTCGCCGCCCTTCAGGAGGCGATGGGCGTGCCGGCTGCGCAGGTGGCCTTCGTGGACGATGTCCAGGAAAACATCGACGCCGCCCACGCCGCCGGGTTTCATGGCCTGCTCTACCACCACGACCACCACGAGCAGTTCGGGCGCGACCTGGCCGCCTGGCTGGCCGGCGAGGACTGA
- the cdd gene encoding cytidine deaminase has translation MNNAAVTSTNQPQSGNALNLSPDPQLLEGAQAAFKQAYAPYSKFRVGAALRTSDGRVFFGANVENASYGLGRCAEQSAVQAMATAGGRDFTDIVVYSEASPPASPCGACRQVLYEFAPDARVVCVNHHGDVVSGHVRDFLPHGFRLEQRDDGHEVGTE, from the coding sequence ATGAATAATGCGGCCGTGACCAGCACCAATCAGCCGCAGTCCGGCAACGCCCTGAACCTGAGTCCCGACCCGCAACTGCTGGAGGGCGCGCAGGCGGCCTTCAAGCAGGCCTACGCGCCCTACAGCAAATTCCGTGTAGGGGCCGCGCTGCGCACCTCCGACGGCCGCGTGTTCTTCGGAGCCAACGTCGAGAACGCCAGCTACGGCCTGGGCCGCTGCGCCGAGCAGTCGGCCGTGCAGGCGATGGCGACGGCGGGGGGGCGCGACTTCACCGACATCGTGGTGTACTCGGAGGCCAGTCCTCCGGCGAGTCCCTGCGGCGCGTGCCGGCAGGTGCTCTACGAATTCGCCCCCGATGCCCGCGTGGTGTGCGTAAACCACCACGGCGACGTGGTGAGCGGCCACGTGCGCGATTTCCTGCCCCACGGCTTCCGTCTGGAGCAGCGCGACGATGGCCACGAGGTCGGCACGGAATAA